From one Labeo rohita strain BAU-BD-2019 chromosome 8, IGBB_LRoh.1.0, whole genome shotgun sequence genomic stretch:
- the znf608 gene encoding zinc finger protein 608 has translation MSVSSSLQQRIKTHGADPDDSGDDWEIGVGNLIIDLDADLEKDRQRLEMNRVLSVKSAVEGREELEYNCAGAGAVFDGLTRASAASEQPFLCKEPKKFKLKRRNSTTDTDRFPSLEIVSSIPKVCVGKRRGGEMNSAPAPVDSDNPAPLARAKDGKKGKSQSKGVKREKDSARTRKDKPSDEFGPLSENGSALGGTENLVVGRGGMDAAIVDHTDDTSTDEHSLRTLSVKTRSVGTNTQEAEKALESSYMEPCQPGTSVNLEGIVWHETEEGVLVVNVTWRKRTYVGTLLDCTKHDWAPPRFCESPMSDSDIPYARGRGKRMRLAIPDQPTADPSLSKIRGLTHKRRGVGIGNKGRRGSLNLSGCRTPGYYAVEDIKSNPLICGKRKGKAPADLDLSLVSEDIRNGNGKRIRAKSRSAPSTPQGKSDPVFLDQVCASPMLIDCPHPNCNKKYKHINGLRYHQSHAHLNNDSKQEFEVESEDRLSDFDEPLSTVPFDSSENAISKKPRGMYKLNAVGSPKSRKALLNNDSSPISNAKLRPNVVSKDGSIDDLSNLPLISNMSVVLENCLMTDRNASVEMPKLEAEGAIDKRDMCSKVKKEGFTERCLAKSRTNRLINAAPAPPKLTAIPPAAFSTKITEVSSHQASPTVALTKAKNLSLKPIKPKLDVIAQVNMANTTAVLSKDSKRKEKHRLKDRNCKDPRSPKSDPMYTKADDAKSIGKDFPVSLLKEHLSKQDVVNGPNETQESRMASIRAEADKVYTFSDNAPSPSIGSSARMDCVPLTNGDGASAKTNSPAYSDISDAAEDGGSNSRSRRNSTQDSNSKISSMSTAPTVTPGKEVQSTSHSHAYESHCIPGYMHSGQANSTSFHKVASPYGRTKDDLRDLNEDIKSSESSSHSSSQSQIQYAETHTALAQSLYYGQYSRGVSMDQKVLMMPNTHRPLSEACCEEIQYSKQSRGQVRRGSEQKERTKDEQKQFISSPQSIHKGANSVKISCAKPGFIYVELDKQLSFQQQQQQGKTSHVGISKEQGVLKESEELSLESSNSKSNVDTNVTFLNASESQSWSHSYQSKYVKPQNQEVNKISEEMSLSPDKGKDWHMPLEPESRLEAELQTAKCETAAEVAEENTRPEVDEIAGETSEDSQNARGPASSPQQSFIQFQHSYPYLHLCETSSNAYRVMSPALVHNYPGFHYPLYGKTAGREDSEGAQSSKPVTDSTALELLSHPLLPYHGKSPVPGERGSPEQERETERERESVPFGRHLQTHHLTHLGMSYTLVSGQYDPFQGLSSAALVANQQVTTTQTCSSENDGKM, from the exons ATGTCAGTCAGTTCCTCCCTTCAGCAGAGAATCAAGACACACGGAGCGGATCCGGACGACAGCGGGGATGACTGGGAGATCGGGGTTGGGAATCTGATCATCGACCTGGACGCGGATTTGGAGAAGGATCGACAGAGATTGGAGATGAATCGCGTTTTGAGCGTTAAAAGCGCGGTGGAAGGTCGCGAAGAGCTCGAGTACAATTGCGCGGGCGCAGGCGCCGTGTTCGACGGCCTGACGCGAGCCTCCGCCGCCAGCGAGCAGCCGTTCCTCTGCAAGGAACCCAAGAAATTCAAGCTGAAACGAAGGAATTCCACCACGGACACGGATCGATTCCCGTCGCTGGAGATTGTGAGCAGCATTCCGAAAGTATGCGTCGGTAAGCGGCGCGGCGGAGAGATGAATTCAGCACCAGCGCCGGTGGACAGCGACAATCCGGCGCCGCTCGCCCGAGCCAAAGACGGCAAGAAGGGCAAAAGCCAGAGCAAAGGAGtcaagagagagaaagactcGGCAAGGACGCGGAAAGACAAGCCGAGCGATGAATTTGGCCCGCTGTCAGAGAACGGAAGCGCCTTGGGAGGAACGGAGAATCTCGTCGTCGGCAGGGGCGGAATGGACGCGGCTATTGTTGACCACACTGACGACACGAGCACCGATGAGCACAGCCTGAGGACG TTGAGTGTTAAGACGCGGTCAGTTGGAACTAACACACAGGAAGCCGAGAAAGCCCTCGAGTCCAGCTACATGGAGCCATGTCAACCAGGAACGAGTGTCAATCTAGAGGGTATTGTGTGGCATGAGACAGAGGAAG GAGTTCTAGTTGTGAATGTCACATGGAGGAAAAGGACCTATGTGGGCACTCTCTTAGACTGTACCAAGCATGACTGGGCTCCACCACG GTTTTGTGAATCGCCAATGAGCGATTCTGATATTCCTTACGCACGTGGACGTGGTAAACGGATGCGGCTGGCCATACCAGATCAACCAACTGCTGACCCAAGTTTGTCCAAGATACGAGGACTAACTCACAAGAGGCGCGGCGTGGGAATTGGCAACAAAGGAAGACGAGGGAGTCTGAACCTCAGTGGCTGTAGGACACCTGGATACTACGCCGTGGAGGACATCAAATCCAATCCGCTTATTTGTGGAAAGCGAAAAGGCAAAGCCCCAGCAGATCTAGATTTGAGCTTGGTCTCGGAGGACATTAGGAATGGGAATGGGAAAAGGATACGAGCCAAATCCAGGAGCGCTCCGTCCACCCCTCAGGGTAAATCCGACCCTGTGTTTCTCGATCAAGTTTGCGCATCTCCAATGCTAATAGACTGTCCGCATCCGAACTGCAACAAGAAGTACAAACATATCAACGGGCTCCGTTACCACCAGTCCCACGCTCACCTGAACAATGACAGCAAGCAAGAGTTTGAGGTGGAGAGCGAAGACAGACTTTCAGATTTCGATGAACCGCTCAGCACGGTACCTTTCGATTCTTCTGAAAACGCCATCTCCAAGAAGCCCAGAGGCATGTATAAACTCAATGCGGTTGGTTCTCCAAAGAGCAGGAAAGCATTGCTCAACAACGATAGCAGTCCCATATCCAACGCAAAACTACGCCCTAATGTGGTGAGTAAAGACGGATCCATAGATGATCTGAGCAACCTCCCACTCATTTCCAACATGTCAGTTGTGCTTGAGAACTGCCTCATGACGGATCGTAACGCATCCGTTGAGATGCCTAAGCTGGAAGCGGAAGGTGCTATTGATAAGAGGGACATGTGTAGCAAAGTTAAGAAAGAAGGGTTCACCGAACGATGCTTAGCCAAGTCTCGAACCAACAGACTCATCAACGCTGCTCCTGCTCCTCCGAAGCTGACCGCTATTCCACCAGCTGCATTTTCCACTAAAATCACGGAAGTTTCTTCTCATCAGGCCTCTCCAACTGTTGCCCTCACAAAAGCCAAGAACCTCTCACTGAAACCCATCAAGCCAAAGCTGGACGTAATTGCACAAGTTAACATGGCCAACACCACAGCAGTCCTGAGCAAAGACAGTAAGAGAAAGGAAAAGCATCGATTAAAGGACAGGAATTGTAAAGATCCACGGAGTCCCAAAAGCGACCCGATGTATACAAAAGCGGACGATGCAAAGAGTATCGGCAAGGACTTTCCTGTGAGCCTCTTGAAAGAGCACTTGAGCAAGCAAGATGTTGTAAACGGTCCAAACGAAACGCAAGAAAGCCGCATGGCTAGCATCAGAGCCGAGGCCGACAAGGTGTACACGTTTTCAGACAACGCGCCAAGTCCTTCCATTGGGAGCTCTGCGAGAATGGACTGCGTCCCACTTACGAACGGAGATGGAGCAAGTGCTAAAACCAACAGCCCTGCATACTCCGACATATCCGACGCCGCTGAGGATGGTGGATCAAACTCAAGATCTAGAAGGAATTCGACACAAGACTCAAACTCAAAGATTTCCTCAATGAGTACCGCTCCCACGGTGACCCCAGGAAAAGAGGTCCAGTCTACATCTCACAGCCATGCCTATGAATCCCACTGTATCCCAGGTTACATGCATTCTGGGCAAGCCAATTCCACCTCGTTCCATAAGGTGGCCTCTCCCTATGGTCGGACGAAGGATGATTTGAGAGATTTAAATGAGGATATAAAAAGCTCAGAATCCTCCAGCCACTCAAGTTCCCAATCACAGATTCAGTACGCCGAAACGCACACGGCGCTGGCTCAGTCTTTGTACTATGGACAGTACAGCCGGGGTGTTTCCATGGACCAGAAGGTTCTCATGATGCCCAACACCCACAGACCGCTCAGCGAGGCTTGCTGTGAGGAAATCCAGTATAGCAAGCAGAGTAGAGGTCAAGTTAGACGAGGATCTGAGCAGAAGGAACGAACGAAGGATGAGCAGAAACAATTCATAAGCTCTCCTCAGTCGATTCATAAAGGGGCGAACTCTGTTAAGATTAGCTGTGCGAAACCTGGCTTCATCTATGTAGAGTTGGACAAGCAGCTGTCGTttcaacagcagcagcaacaggGGAAAACGTCCCATGTCGGCATATCAAAAGAACAAGGGGTCCTCAAGGAGTCTGAAGAGCTCAGTTTGGAGAGTTCAAACTCAAAATCAAATGTGGacacaaatgtaacatttctaAAT GCTTCAGAATCTCAGTCCTGGAGCCACTCTTATCAGTCCAAATATGTCAAGCCGCAAAATCAAGAGGTCAACAAGATCTCTGAGGAAATGAGTCTGAGTCCAGACAAGGGGAAAGACTGGCACATGCCCCTAGAGCCCGAGTCCAGGCTGGAGGCCGAACTCCAGACCGCCAAGTGCGAGACGGCTGCCGAGGTCGCTGAGGAAAACACCAGACCGGAGGTGGACGAGATAGCAGGCGAGACGTCTGAAGACTCACAGAATGCGAGAGGGCCCGCGTCGTCACCCCAGCAATCCTTCATTCAGTTTCAGCACTCCTACCCCTATTTGCACCTGTGTGAGACGAGCAGCAATGCTTACAGAGTGATGTCTCCGGCTTTGGTGCATAATTACCCAG GTTTCCATTACCCTCTGTATGGAAAAACGGCAGGGAGAGAAGATTCAGAAGGGGCTCAAAGCAGCAAACCAGTGACAGATTCGACAGCATTAGAGCTTCTGTCACATCCTCTCCTGCCATATCACGGCAAATCTCCCGTT CCTGGAGAAAGAGGATCTCCAGAGCAGGAACGAGAGACTGAACGGGAGAGAGAATCGGTTCCATTCGGCCGCCACCTTCAGACACATCATCTCACTCACCTGGGCATGAGCTACACGCTGGTGTCTGGCCAGTATGACCCCTTTCAAG GTTTGAGTTCTGCGGCACTGGTTGCAAACCAGCAAGTGACGACGACACAAACCTGCTCCAGCG AGAACGACGGGAAGATGTGA